A single region of the Sulfitobacter geojensis genome encodes:
- a CDS encoding GIY-YIG nuclease family protein, whose translation MVKEFTDEDDALLAELGVEVETKKAVMRTPREERIIAGFEEIKRFAEEHEREPQHSEERDIFERLYAVRLDRIRELQECRELVEPLDETGLLTGAAKVPLADAEELDDDALLAELGIEVEAPPITELKHVRSTAEKKAAEEIASRDRCEDFETFKPLFEQVQKELSSSLRETRRFELKAEIEPGRFFIVGGQKAYVAEMGEKFSNEKGHTDARLRVIFDNGTESNMLMRSLQRALNKDEAGRRITEPTAGPLFSDQTIDGDEASGTIYVLRSKADHPLVADNRELVHKIGVTNMSVEKRIAGAQLQPTFLMANVEIVATYELYNINRTKLENLIHRVFEPARLEIEIMDRFGRPVVPREWFLVPLFVIKEAVERIKDGTISGYRYDPQGAKLTKRGA comes from the coding sequence ATGGTTAAAGAGTTCACTGACGAAGATGACGCGCTTCTGGCCGAGCTTGGCGTCGAGGTCGAGACGAAGAAAGCCGTCATGCGCACACCCCGCGAAGAACGCATCATCGCAGGATTTGAAGAGATTAAGCGCTTTGCGGAGGAACACGAGCGCGAGCCGCAACATAGCGAAGAGCGTGACATCTTCGAACGCCTTTACGCCGTTCGGCTGGATCGCATTCGTGAGCTTCAGGAATGCCGCGAGCTGGTCGAGCCTTTGGATGAGACAGGACTTTTGACTGGTGCTGCAAAAGTGCCATTGGCTGACGCGGAAGAGCTTGATGATGATGCGCTCCTGGCCGAGCTTGGGATTGAGGTCGAAGCCCCCCCGATCACGGAGCTGAAGCACGTTCGCTCAACGGCAGAGAAGAAGGCTGCTGAAGAAATTGCAAGCCGTGACAGATGCGAGGACTTCGAGACCTTCAAGCCACTCTTCGAGCAGGTGCAGAAGGAGCTGAGCAGTAGCCTGCGTGAAACGCGCCGCTTCGAATTAAAAGCAGAAATTGAACCTGGGCGGTTTTTCATAGTGGGTGGCCAGAAAGCATACGTGGCGGAAATGGGTGAAAAATTTTCTAATGAGAAAGGGCACACGGACGCTCGCTTGCGAGTGATCTTCGACAATGGAACCGAGAGCAACATGCTGATGCGCTCGTTGCAACGCGCCTTGAACAAGGACGAAGCAGGGCGACGGATCACTGAGCCGACCGCCGGGCCCCTATTTTCTGATCAGACGATCGACGGGGACGAGGCAAGCGGCACCATCTATGTGTTGCGCAGCAAGGCCGATCATCCCCTTGTCGCGGATAATCGAGAGCTCGTGCATAAGATTGGTGTGACCAACATGAGCGTGGAAAAGCGCATCGCGGGGGCGCAACTTCAACCCACGTTCTTGATGGCCAATGTCGAGATCGTTGCGACCTACGAGCTCTACAACATCAATCGGACCAAGCTAGAAAACCTGATCCATCGCGTCTTTGAACCTGCACGGCTTGAGATCGAAATCATGGATCGTTTTGGACGGCCTGTCGTGCCCCGTGAATGGTTTCTCGTGCCGCTTTTTGTGATCAAGGAAGCGGTCGAACGGATCAAGGACGGCACGATTTCAGGCTACAGGTATGATCCGCAAGGGGCAAAACTAACAAAGCGAGGGGCATAA